CAAAGACCCGTTGGGCCTCCTCTGGATCAACCGTATTCAGGGCAAAGCCCACATGAACGATCACATAATCTCCCACCTGAGCCTCTGGCACGTAGGCCAAACTCACCTCTTTAAGGACACCACCAAAGCGGACTTTTCCCATGCGATTCAGGGTGGCATCACCAGTAATACTGACAATTTCTCCAGGTACAGCTAAACACATGGATGGTTGGCTTAACTCCCCATAATAGTTGTTGCTTTGCGTTCGCGCTGCCCTTGCAGATAGGCATACCAAGCTTCTAAGCCAGTCCCCGTGCGAGCAGAGACTTCAAAAATCGGGGCTTGGGGCGCAACTTTGTGCAGGTTGGCGATCGCGCGATCGCGATCAAACCCCACCGCTACCGCAATATCAATTTTGTTAATCACGATCGCGTCGGCAGTCTTAAACATGGGGGCATACTTCAGGGGTTTATCTTCTCCCTCAGTGACTGAGAGCAGAACAATACGCAAATCCTCGCCCAGATCATAGGCCGCAGGACAGACTAGATTACCCACATTTTCAATCACGAGTAATTCGAGTTGATCCAGATCGAGTTTTTGCGCTGCTTGGGCAATCATTTCAGCCTCCAAATGGCAGGCGGTTCCCGTCGTAATTTGCACGATCGCATCCCCAGCAGTGCGCAATCGCTGGGCATCATTATCCGTTTCCAAATCCCCGACAATGACCCCGACGCCACGCTGCTGTTCACCTTGCTGCGGCCAATCTTGCAGTAAACGTTCCAAGAGGGCAGTTTTGCCGGAACCCGGAGAAGAAACGACATTCAAAACCAGTAACCCTTTGGCTTGAAAGTAACCCCGATTACGTTCTGCGAGTCGATCGTTTTTGTTGAGAATTCCCTGGGCGATTGTCAAAGTGCGGGGTTGAATCGTTGTACCCGTGTCTGAGCGATCGGAGATTGTGGCAGTAACGCCTCTGGTGTCGTGGACGTGCTCAGTATGGGCATAAGCATGATCAGGGTGATGTAAATGATTATGATGTAAATGATGATGATAATGGGAGTGTTGATGGTTGTGGGTATAGGTATGAGCCTGATTAGGATGATGGAAATGGGAATGGGCCATTTCAGCATCTAGCACAGCGCCATCGATCGTGACTTCTCCGGTGACCACACATCCGCAGGTTTGACACATTTTAGGAAACCTCCACGGCGGCTAATTCTAACTCTTTTCCTTGGCGAATTTCGGTACTCAACTGATTACAGTGCGGACAAGCATAAATAACATCCTGAGGTTCAAATTCCTGTTGACAGGTGGGGCAATAGCACCGGGCTGGGACGGATTCGATCGCTAACGTCGCCCCTTCGGCGATCGTGCCCGCCGTGACCACACTAAAGGCAAACTGCATGGCTTCCGGAATCACCCCCGATAGATCGCCAATGCGCAGCTTAATCGCATGAATTTTTTCGGCTCCCTGGGCGATCGCGCAGGCTACAGCCATATCCACCGTCTGCTCCATCAGGCTCACTTCATGCATAACACGTCTTGAGAATCAAATCTTGGCAGTGGCTGCGCCACTGCCAAGAACGCCATTAAGCTCACTTCATGCATAACACGTCTCCAGGAGTTGCGGTCGGATAATGCCCCGTTCGGCCAACCAAACTTGAATCCATTCTAGAGCGTTTGCCATTGCGGCTTCTGTATCCGGAGATAGGGTTTCCCCTAGCTCAAATTGATGGCCGGGGATCATCAGCCAACTCGCAGAGGGACATCGGCCATAAAGCCATTGGCTCAGGGCCAGCAGCGATCGTGGGTCAGACGCATGGGCAGCCAATGGCCCAGTTTCGCTCGGAGGATACAAGGGGCAATGATGCAATGTCCTGCTCACCGTCGGCAAACAAGTATCGACAAAAAGCACGTGGTCAACTTCGGCGATCGTGGCCGCCAGTTCCGGTAATAACTGGGGACAGGCGATCGCGATCACCTGGGACAATTGCCAGGTTTGTACGGTAGTGGCGATCAAATAACCGGCTCCGTCATCCTGTCGCAAGGTGTTACCATAGCCAATAATTGCGATCGTCATGGATGGATCTATTCCTAGCAATACTCAATTTGTACTTCTTTTTGGCAATCCCGTAAAAATTTAACTAAATCTTCAATTAAGCTCCGCCGGATTGAGATATTTTTGGGTAGGAGTGGATTCTGGTAAAACTCGTTAATTTTCTGCCCCACTAGAAACAGAATTGAGTCTGCTTCCAGGATTTCCTTGGCCAGGAAATAGGCACCATTTGCATCAAACGGGAGACGACCAATATCACCCTGACAGCTTTTAATATATTCAGTTGCCTTAGAAATAGTCAGAATTCCTTCGGTTAACAGATCAACGCCATTGAGGAATCCGATCGGCGGTAAATCTCGACGCATAGTCGCAATATCCATCTCGATCGTATCCCCTAAATAGTTAGCGACAATATTACCAGTTGTACCGCCACAGATAACCTTACGACCTTCAAAATTGAGAAATTTTTCGACATAGAGTTCATCTTTACTTTCATCGAGAGGAGGCCCAGTGAAAATGATCAGGGGATTGCGCTTACGCACATAAACACCAACGAAGGTCGCATCATCCCCAATTTCCCCGTGATATAAGCTGTGGGTTTTGTTAATAACATCTCGGACAATGACCCGCGAGTTGTGAGCACGTTGGAGCAGAACGCCTTCGAGGTATTGACTGATATTGTCCCAACCCCAACCAAAGTTAAGTTCTACGCCCAATCCCGCATATAAAACCCCATCACTAATCGCCGCAAGGAAATCACCCCGTTCGAGGACACCTTCTGCAAACTTTATTTTTTTATCCAGGATTTTCTCAACCCTGATATCTAACTTATGGGTATGCCCCTGCTTAAGATAAATAACATCGGGATTATCAAAATTGATGACTTTGAAATGACTGGTTTCGTGATTAATCCGAATAATTGTAAACGTTGAGTAGGCAATTTTACGAACTTTGCAAATCGGTAGGGTCGCGATCGTCGTTTTAAGCACCTCTTCGAGGGGAACATCGGCACTGAGCATATTGATCAGGATTTCAGTCGTTAGGGTTGCCAGGATATTGGCTTTAACTCCGCTGCCCAATCCATCCGAAAGAACAATAATCGTGCGTTTTTCCCCCTTAAGGTACTTAACCTTATCACCACATAATTCTTCTCCTTTTTTATTCAGACTCAGGCTATAGATATCAAGAAAGTTATCGACGCTCAACTTTCCGACCTCACGCTTTCTCTAACATCTGAATAATTCTTAACAAACTAACCTTGGTCTCTGCTGTGGTTTCCCCCAGCAACCCAGCAATCTCTTGGACAATTTTCATTTGATTATCGACAACTTCATTAACCTGCTTGACAGTCTCATTCTTCAACTGAATGAGTTGTTTTCGCCGCTCGCGCTCGTGGCTCAGGTCTACGATAATACAGGCAATCAAGTCTTCCTCTGGAATCGGGAAAATCACCTGACGTACATAAAGATTACGATCGAGATACTCCTTCTCCTTATTACGAATGATCTCTTGATGTTGCCAGACATATTCAAAGTCTTTGGTATCATCGAGGACATCAGCAGCATCCTGACCGATAATGGTCTCACGATCGACCCCAAACATTTGGCAGAATGCGGGATTGACCAGCTTGATTCGCATTGCAGCATCAACCACAATCAGAGCATTGGGGTCATATTCCCAGAGGAGTTCCCACAGATTTTTCTGGTGATTATCTGAATCCATAATAATTTATTTTGATTCAATTTAATGAGAATTTGTTAATTAAGGTGTTGCCAGACGATCAGCCTGTTCTTGCTGAATGGCGGGTAAAATTTCCATCAAAAATTTATCTTCGACGTTCTGAGGGCTGATATTAATAAATAGATTATCATGAAATTTCATGACAATGCCGCAACTACAGCTTTCCAAGCAGAAAGATCCTTTGAGTTCAATGCAATCGCTTAGATCATATTCACTGATTAAGCTTTGGAGCTTGGGTAATACTTCATAGACCCCCAACTGGTGACAAGCCGATCCCATACACAGATATAAATTTTCCTTGGCCATCAGATATCCTCCTATTGGTAACTATTAGCTTAAAGAGCTATTACATTAAAGAAAAGGTATATTAGATTAAAAAATAATATAGCCTAGTTGTTTGATACAATTCCCTTAGCTTGTAGTCAAAATTTTAGTTAGTATAGTTATTGCAGATTAGAAAGGGGTGTCTACGCCCCTCTCCCTCTCTGGCATAGAGATTGGGGGTGAGGATGCTATTTCAGCCTAAATTGCAATGACTATAAAATAGTAACATCTAAATCTTGTGAGCAGTTCTTGGTGACGCCTTGAGTCAGAAAAATGTTAGTATTTAGGTTTTTCAAGTAGATTTTTGAGTTTTTTAAGGGAGGGTTGGGTCAAGCTCAATGCGACCCAACCAACAAGACACGATACCGTTACAGATCTGTTGCCGATTAACCCCCTTCAATCCCGGCAGCGACGATCGAGCACGCGACCATCGGCGGCAATTAATTCTACCTGCATCGGCATTTGCCCGATCGCATGGGTGGAACAACTCAGGCAGGGATCAAAGGCCCGTATGCCAGCTTCAACCCGGTTCAACATCCCTTCTGGGATTTCCGGACCCTTGATGTAATGGCGGGCGATTTGGGCAACGGTGCGGTTCATCGGCAGGTTATTTTGACCCGTCGCGATGATCAGATTCACCTTTTTGATCAAACCCTGTTCTGTGACCTGATAATGGTGGAATAGGGTGCCACGGGGAGCTTCGCTAACGCCGACGCCTTCTAATTGATTAATGCCAGCCGAAGCACGGGTACGATGGGAGAGAATGTCCGGATCATCGATCAACTGCTCCATCAATTCAAGGGCCGCTAAAATTTCCACCAAGCGAGCGTAGTGATACAGGAAGGAAGAGTTGGCAACCCGTCCACCAATGCGATCGCGATATTCGCGCAGTTCCCGATCGGCGGCTTCTACCCCCATGCGATCGCACACATTCAACCGTGCTAGGGGACCCACGCGATAAATACCAGCCGGATAGCCCAGCGGTTTGTAATAGGGGAATTTCAAGTAGGACCAGGGTTCGACGGCTTCCCCAATGAAGTCCTGGTAATTATCTTCCGAAAGCCCATCGGCAATGATATTGCCCTCGCTGTCACAGAAGCGCAGGTGACCGCCGTAGTGCTCCCATTCGCCCGTAGGACTGACCAGGCCCATGAACAAAGACGGGAAGTTCCCGAAGACATTAACTTCGGTGGCAAATTGATCCAGTAAGCGTTTGAACAGGTCCAGGGCGGTCGCGATCGTCTGGCGCGACTCTGGCAAGCGATTGCGCAACCATGCGCGACCTTCTTCGGTGAGGGGTTCTCGCACACCCCCAGGGACCGCCCAGGCTGGGTGAATTTTGCTAGCCCCCAGAAGTTCAATGGTTTTCTGGCCAAACTGACGCAGCCGAATGCCACTACGAGCCAAATCGGGATCGGCACTCATCAGACCAAAGACATTGCGGGTGGCAGGATCACTATCCCAACCGAGGAGAAAATCCGGGCTACTGAGGTGGAAAAAGCTGAGGGCATGGGATTGGATGATTTGGCCTAGGTTCATCAGCCGCCGCAGTTTCTCACCCGCAGGCGGAATTTTGACCGCTTGAATTTTGTCGCCCGTTTTGGCCGAGGCCATGACGTGGCTGACCGGACAGATGCCACAAATCCGGGCCGTAATCCCGGCCATTTCCCACATGGGTCGCCCTTCGCAGAATTTCTCAAAACCCCGAAATTCGGTCACGTGGAAATGGGCATCGGATACCTGCCCCGCATCATCCAGAAAGATCGAGATCTTAGCGTGTCCTTCAATACGGGAAACTGGATCAATAACAACCGTTTTAGCCATAGTTCAGTAGGAGGGTAGAGGGTCAATGCATCTGCATTAAGGTGCTAAGCAGGAGACAAGAATCGTCGATTCGGGCAAAGGTTAATCTGGCAGGTCAATCTGGCAAAAAGTTATCATCGAGTAGGTGAGCGATCGTATATTTGGGTGTAAACCGTATAAGCAACTATAGTCATTGCCATTTAGGCTGAAACAGCACCCTCACCCCCAGCCCCTCTCCCAGAGTGGGAGAGGGGAGTGAGAAACTGTATCGTTCTTATTTGGATTGACCATACAAACACAAGATTTGCAATGTTAGGTTTATGGTGAGAGCGTAGCGCTCCCACCATAAACCCAGGAGAGCCATCCGTCAGAGGTTTGGCAATGAGTAGTTATGGTGCAGACTGAGGCCCAACACAGAATTGCTCCTACCTTTGCTCCTGCCTTAGCTGTCATAAATGCGGGCTTCAATGGCGTCGGGGAACTCCTCGCAGTATTGCTCAAACGCCGTTTTCTCTAAACGCTTAGCCTGTTGGTGGGCGGCTTCTGCCTGCATTTCCTCGACGGCATCCCAGGCCGCTGCACACTCCTTCGAGTTAGGGCCTTTTTCAGCACAAATTCTACGGGCTTCGGCGATCGCGGCTTGAATCGCTTCCTCCAGCAACACCGCCTTGGGACGCTCAAAGGCATCCCCCTTCTCCAGAATATCCGTCAGGGAAACTATCCCCAGCAGTTTGTCCTTAATCACCGGGGCACGATGAATCCCCGTATTGGCAAACAAGCGGGCGACATACTCCACACCCAGATCGGGATTCACGACAATGCAAGGCTTGGTCATGATTTCATAGACCCGCATTTTCTTTGGATCTAGACCATAAGCAATGACCTTATACACAATGTCGCTTTCGGTCACAATCCCATAGGCGTCCTGTTCATGCCGCCGATCGACGATCAGAGCCGTCCACCCCCGCTGTTTCATCAGCGCGATCGCCTCGGCTACTGTGGCTGACCCCCGAATCGTCACCACATCCTGAGTCATGATTTCTGACGCTTTTTTCATCATGGTCGCGTTCCCCTTGATTAAGTGCGCTGTGTGTGAGTATCTGGATAAGTACTCCTACCTAGGTTATGCCGCATTTGGGGTAGTGAGTACTCGCTTTTTAGCCAAACTTCAACATTTCCCGCCCTTTCAGGTGTAACGGTTCACCCCGCAGGGCCATTTCCAGAAAGGTGCGAATGCGATCGGCGGGGGGCGGACAGCCTGGTAAGTAGGCATCTACGGGCACCAGTTCATGCACGGGACGCACGCGATCGAGCAAGGGTGGTACAATCCCCGGTTCGTGCGGAATCTGGGTCTGGACGTCCCCCAGTTCCAGGTAGCAGCGTTCCAGTACGGGTTTGGCACTGCCCAACGGGTTGCGCATTGCCGGGACGTTAGCCGTGACAGCACAGTCCCCAAAGGAGATCAACACCTTCGTCCGCGCCCGCGCCTGCCTAACCAGTTCCAGATTATCTTCATTGGCGATCGATCCCTCCACCAAGCAGATATCGACCCCCTCTGGGTAGGTCTTGATATCCGCGATCGGACTAAACACCAGATCCACCTGGGCCGCCAGATCAAATAACCATTCGTCTAGATCCAAGAACGACATGTGACAGCCAGAGCAGCCCCCCAGCCAGATTGTC
This DNA window, taken from Trichothermofontia sichuanensis B231, encodes the following:
- a CDS encoding (2Fe-2S) ferredoxin domain-containing protein, translating into MAKENLYLCMGSACHQLGVYEVLPKLQSLISEYDLSDCIELKGSFCLESCSCGIVMKFHDNLFINISPQNVEDKFLMEILPAIQQEQADRLATP
- the hypA gene encoding hydrogenase maturation nickel metallochaperone HypA, producing the protein MHEVSLMEQTVDMAVACAIAQGAEKIHAIKLRIGDLSGVIPEAMQFAFSVVTAGTIAEGATLAIESVPARCYCPTCQQEFEPQDVIYACPHCNQLSTEIRQGKELELAAVEVS
- a CDS encoding PAS domain-containing protein, with the protein product MDSDNHQKNLWELLWEYDPNALIVVDAAMRIKLVNPAFCQMFGVDRETIIGQDAADVLDDTKDFEYVWQHQEIIRNKEKEYLDRNLYVRQVIFPIPEEDLIACIIVDLSHERERRKQLIQLKNETVKQVNEVVDNQMKIVQEIAGLLGETTAETKVSLLRIIQMLEKA
- a CDS encoding HypC/HybG/HupF family hydrogenase formation chaperone, producing MCLAVPGEIVSITGDATLNRMGKVRFGGVLKEVSLAYVPEAQVGDYVIVHVGFALNTVDPEEAQRVFETLQAMDELAELEPSEVR
- a CDS encoding SpoIIE family protein phosphatase, with the protein product MSVDNFLDIYSLSLNKKGEELCGDKVKYLKGEKRTIIVLSDGLGSGVKANILATLTTEILINMLSADVPLEEVLKTTIATLPICKVRKIAYSTFTIIRINHETSHFKVINFDNPDVIYLKQGHTHKLDIRVEKILDKKIKFAEGVLERGDFLAAISDGVLYAGLGVELNFGWGWDNISQYLEGVLLQRAHNSRVIVRDVINKTHSLYHGEIGDDATFVGVYVRKRNPLIIFTGPPLDESKDELYVEKFLNFEGRKVICGGTTGNIVANYLGDTIEMDIATMRRDLPPIGFLNGVDLLTEGILTISKATEYIKSCQGDIGRLPFDANGAYFLAKEILEADSILFLVGQKINEFYQNPLLPKNISIRRSLIEDLVKFLRDCQKEVQIEYC
- a CDS encoding CP12 domain-containing protein, whose product is MMKKASEIMTQDVVTIRGSATVAEAIALMKQRGWTALIVDRRHEQDAYGIVTESDIVYKVIAYGLDPKKMRVYEIMTKPCIVVNPDLGVEYVARLFANTGIHRAPVIKDKLLGIVSLTDILEKGDAFERPKAVLLEEAIQAAIAEARRICAEKGPNSKECAAAWDAVEEMQAEAAHQQAKRLEKTAFEQYCEEFPDAIEARIYDS
- the hypB gene encoding hydrogenase nickel incorporation protein HypB — protein: MCQTCGCVVTGEVTIDGAVLDAEMAHSHFHHPNQAHTYTHNHQHSHYHHHLHHNHLHHPDHAYAHTEHVHDTRGVTATISDRSDTGTTIQPRTLTIAQGILNKNDRLAERNRGYFQAKGLLVLNVVSSPGSGKTALLERLLQDWPQQGEQQRGVGVIVGDLETDNDAQRLRTAGDAIVQITTGTACHLEAEMIAQAAQKLDLDQLELLVIENVGNLVCPAAYDLGEDLRIVLLSVTEGEDKPLKYAPMFKTADAIVINKIDIAVAVGFDRDRAIANLHKVAPQAPIFEVSARTGTGLEAWYAYLQGQRERKATTIMGS
- a CDS encoding hydrogenase maturation protease, producing the protein MTIAIIGYGNTLRQDDGAGYLIATTVQTWQLSQVIAIACPQLLPELAATIAEVDHVLFVDTCLPTVSRTLHHCPLYPPSETGPLAAHASDPRSLLALSQWLYGRCPSASWLMIPGHQFELGETLSPDTEAAMANALEWIQVWLAERGIIRPQLLETCYA
- a CDS encoding Ni/Fe hydrogenase subunit alpha — its product is MAKTVVIDPVSRIEGHAKISIFLDDAGQVSDAHFHVTEFRGFEKFCEGRPMWEMAGITARICGICPVSHVMASAKTGDKIQAVKIPPAGEKLRRLMNLGQIIQSHALSFFHLSSPDFLLGWDSDPATRNVFGLMSADPDLARSGIRLRQFGQKTIELLGASKIHPAWAVPGGVREPLTEEGRAWLRNRLPESRQTIATALDLFKRLLDQFATEVNVFGNFPSLFMGLVSPTGEWEHYGGHLRFCDSEGNIIADGLSEDNYQDFIGEAVEPWSYLKFPYYKPLGYPAGIYRVGPLARLNVCDRMGVEAADRELREYRDRIGGRVANSSFLYHYARLVEILAALELMEQLIDDPDILSHRTRASAGINQLEGVGVSEAPRGTLFHHYQVTEQGLIKKVNLIIATGQNNLPMNRTVAQIARHYIKGPEIPEGMLNRVEAGIRAFDPCLSCSTHAIGQMPMQVELIAADGRVLDRRCRD
- a CDS encoding NADH-quinone oxidoreductase subunit B family protein gives rise to the protein MDKIKLATIWLGGCSGCHMSFLDLDEWLFDLAAQVDLVFSPIADIKTYPEGVDICLVEGSIANEDNLELVRQARARTKVLISFGDCAVTANVPAMRNPLGSAKPVLERCYLELGDVQTQIPHEPGIVPPLLDRVRPVHELVPVDAYLPGCPPPADRIRTFLEMALRGEPLHLKGREMLKFG